In Sardina pilchardus chromosome 10, fSarPil1.1, whole genome shotgun sequence, one genomic interval encodes:
- the prr5l gene encoding proline-rich protein 5-like isoform X3, with amino-acid sequence MQHVQSAVVKVFQGGGLQTNELFTLNESIRWLLKTELGSFITEYFQNQLLNKGLAYILERIQLYDGDDQLLILSEMWGRFFTETMPTLQAIFYPVQGQELTVRQMALLGFRDLVLLKLSLETLLPKAPLPHPPAITQMLLILQGIHEPNGPTEEYCLLERLVAMVISPYLGNYLSWSNGEHLPECNLPHSRSQFGQPEIMITQFVTDPLGPLVEQEGEAYLEKAGGIRRHTVANAHSDIKLLSTANRMHVGSGETGGGSMAAKTFSSESDILESPVGVIGLSRRQSSGDLICAPPS; translated from the exons ATGCAGCA tgTCCAGTCTGCTGTGGTCAAAGTGTTCCAAGGAGGAGGTTTGCAGACCAATGAGCTCTTCACCCTCAATGAAAGCATAAG GTGGCTTCTGAAAACAGAACTTGGCTCTTTCATCACCGAGTATTTCCAG AATCAGCTTCTAAACAAAGGCCTTGCTTATATACTGGAACGAATTCAGCTATATGATG GTGATGATCAGCTGCTTATCCTGTCTGAGATGTGGGGCAGATTTTTCACGGAAACCATGCCAACTCTTCAGGCCATTTTCTATCCAGTGCAG ggtcagGAGCTCACCGTCAGACAGATGGCCTTACTGGGCTTCAGAGACCTTGTGCTTCTAAAGCTGTCCCTTGAGACCCTACTGCCTAAAGCGCCTCTTCCTCACCCTCCTGCTATCACACAGATGCTGCTCATCCTCCAG GGCATCCATGAACCCAATGGGCCTACTGAGGAGTACTGCCTTCTGGAGAGACTGGTGGCTATGGTCATCTCGCCATACCTGGGAAACTATCTCAGTTGGAGCAATGGGGAACATCTTCCAG AATGCAACCTGCCCCACTCCAGATCACAATTTGGCCAGCCAGAGATCATGATCACACAGTTTGTGACCGACCCACTTGGACCCCTGGTGGAACAAGAAGGTGAGGCTTACCTGGAGAAAGCAGGTGGCATTCGACGCCACACAGTTGCTAATGCCCACTCAGACATTAAGCTCCTCTCCACAGCCAACAGGATGCATGTTGGCAGTGGAGAGACTGGAGGGGGAAGTATGGCGGCTAAGACATTCTCCAGTGAATCTGACATCCTAGAGTCCCCAGTAGGGGTGATTGGACTGTCTAGACGACAGAGTTCGGGAGACCTCATCTGTGCGCCACCCAGCTAG
- the api5 gene encoding apoptosis inhibitor 5 isoform X2 — translation MAATVEELYRNYGILADAKDDLSQHKDAYQVILDGVKGGPKEKRLAAQFIPKFFSSFPELADAAINAQLDLCEDEDVSIRRQAIKELPRFAAGENLPRVADILTQLLQTDDSAEFNQVNTALISIFKIDAKGTLGGLFSQILHGEDIVRERAIKFLSTKLKTMPEDVMTKEVEDHIFTETKKVLEDVTGEEFVLLMRILSGLKNLQTVSGRQQLVELVVEQAFLEQALNPADADAVDRLLQCTRQALPLFSKNVHSTRFVTYFSDNVLPNLSTLTSPVAELDIQLEVLKLLAEMSPFCGDMEKLENNLKMLFEKLLEFMPLPPEEGENGENTANEEPKLQFSYVECLLFSFHQLGKKMPDFLIDKIDADKLKDFKIRLQYFARGLQVYIRQLRVALQGKTGEALKTEENKIKVVALKITNNINVLIKDLFHNPPSYKSTVTLSWKPVQREAAAVGEKRPPGDDVGPGTTVKKLAPTLPRRDARQIYNPPSGKYSEQRGGFRGGRGRGFGGRGNRSRGRIY, via the exons ATGGCGGCCACTGTAGAGGAGCTGTATCGAAACTATGGGATCCTTGCAGACGCAAAGGATGACTTGAGTCAG CACAAGGATGCATATCAAGTCATTCTGGATGGGGTGAAGGGGGGCCCGAAGGAGAAACGTCTGGCCGCCCAGTTTATCCCTAAATTCTTCAGCAGTTTCCCTGAACTGGCTGATGCTGCCATCAACGCACAGCTCGACCTATGTGAAGATGAAGATGTCTCA ATCCGTAGGCAGGCTATCAAGGAACTCCCTAGATTTGCTGCTGGAGAAAACCTCCCTAGAGTGGCTGACATCCTGACACAGCTTTTGCAAACAG ATGATTCTGCAGAGTTCAACCAAGTGAACACAGCATTGATCTCCATATTCAAGATTGATGCCAAAG GTACTCTGGGTGGTCTGTTTAGCCAAATACTGCATGGAGAAGACATTGTGCGGGAGCGGGCTATTAAGTTTCTCTCCACCAAACTCAAGACAATGCCTGAAGATGTTATGACAAAAGAGGTTGAAGACCACATTTTCACTGAAACCAAGAAA GTGCTGGAGGATGTGACGGGGGAGGAGTTTGTGTTGCTGATGCGCATTCTGTCCGGTCTGAAGAATCTGCAGACGGTGAGCGGGCGGCAGCAGCTGGTGGAGCTGGTTGTGGAGCAGGCCTTCCTGGAACAGGCGCTCAACCCGGCCGACGCAGACGCCGTAGACCGTCTGCTGCAGTGCACGCGTCAGGCTCTGCCCCTGTTCTCG aaaaatgtgcattcCACACGTTTTGTGACGTATTTTTCTGACAACGTCCTGCCAAATCTCAGCACATTGACCAGTCCAGTGGCAGAACTTGATATCCAACTGGAG GTTTTGAAGTTGTTGGCAGAAATGAGTCCGTTCTGTGGTGATATGGAGAAGCTTGAAAACAACCTCAAGATGTTGTTTGAGAAACTCCTG GAGTTCATGCCTCTGCCcccagaggaaggagagaacgGGGAGAACACCGCCAACGAGGAACCCAAGCTGCAGTTCAGCTATGTGGAGTGCCTTCTGTTTAGCTTCCACCAGCTTGGCAAGAAGATGCCCGACTTCCTCATTGACAAAATCGATGCAGACAAGTTGAAAGATTTCAAAATCAG GTTGCAGTACTTTGCCAGAGGACTGCAGGTGTACATTCGTCAGCTCAGAGTTGCACTGCAGGGCAAGACAGGGGAGGCACTTAAAACGGAGGAG AACAAAATCAAAGTGGTGGCTTTGAAAATTACCAACAATATCAACGTCCTCATCAAG GATCTGTTCCACAATCCTCCTTCCTACAAAAGCACTGTCACTCTGTCCTGGAAGCCTGTGCAGAGGGAGGCTGCAGCAGTCGG CGAGAAACGGCCGCCTGGGGATGATGTTGGCCCTGGCACCACTGTGAAGAAGCTGGCACCAACGCTGCCCAGGAGAGATGCCCGTCAGATCTACAACCCCCCCAGTGGCAAATACAGTG aACAGCGTGGTGGTTTCCGAGGAGGTAGAGGTCGAGGCTTTGGAGGCAGAGGGAACCGGAGCCGAGGAAGGATCTACTGA
- the prr5l gene encoding proline-rich protein 5-like isoform X2, protein MGSFRRPRFMSSPVLTDLARFHASTPALQLSNASMWNSVQSAVVKVFQGGGLQTNELFTLNESIRWLLKTELGSFITEYFQNQLLNKGLAYILERIQLYDGDDQLLILSEMWGRFFTETMPTLQAIFYPVQGQELTVRQMALLGFRDLVLLKLSLETLLPKAPLPHPPAITQMLLILQGIHEPNGPTEEYCLLERLVAMVISPYLGNYLSWSNGEHLPECNLPHSRSQFGQPEIMITQFVTDPLGPLVEQEGEAYLEKAGGIRRHTVANAHSDIKLLSTANRMHVGSGETGGGSMAAKTFSSESDILESPVGVIGLSRRQSSGDLICAPPS, encoded by the exons ATGGGTTCCTTCAGGCGCCCTCGTTTCATGAGCTCGCCCGTGCTCACAGACCTCGCCCGCTTCCATGCGAGTACGCCTGCGCTGCAGCTGTCAAATGCCAGCATGTGGAACAG tgTCCAGTCTGCTGTGGTCAAAGTGTTCCAAGGAGGAGGTTTGCAGACCAATGAGCTCTTCACCCTCAATGAAAGCATAAG GTGGCTTCTGAAAACAGAACTTGGCTCTTTCATCACCGAGTATTTCCAG AATCAGCTTCTAAACAAAGGCCTTGCTTATATACTGGAACGAATTCAGCTATATGATG GTGATGATCAGCTGCTTATCCTGTCTGAGATGTGGGGCAGATTTTTCACGGAAACCATGCCAACTCTTCAGGCCATTTTCTATCCAGTGCAG ggtcagGAGCTCACCGTCAGACAGATGGCCTTACTGGGCTTCAGAGACCTTGTGCTTCTAAAGCTGTCCCTTGAGACCCTACTGCCTAAAGCGCCTCTTCCTCACCCTCCTGCTATCACACAGATGCTGCTCATCCTCCAG GGCATCCATGAACCCAATGGGCCTACTGAGGAGTACTGCCTTCTGGAGAGACTGGTGGCTATGGTCATCTCGCCATACCTGGGAAACTATCTCAGTTGGAGCAATGGGGAACATCTTCCAG AATGCAACCTGCCCCACTCCAGATCACAATTTGGCCAGCCAGAGATCATGATCACACAGTTTGTGACCGACCCACTTGGACCCCTGGTGGAACAAGAAGGTGAGGCTTACCTGGAGAAAGCAGGTGGCATTCGACGCCACACAGTTGCTAATGCCCACTCAGACATTAAGCTCCTCTCCACAGCCAACAGGATGCATGTTGGCAGTGGAGAGACTGGAGGGGGAAGTATGGCGGCTAAGACATTCTCCAGTGAATCTGACATCCTAGAGTCCCCAGTAGGGGTGATTGGACTGTCTAGACGACAGAGTTCGGGAGACCTCATCTGTGCGCCACCCAGCTAG
- the traf6 gene encoding TNF receptor-associated factor 6 isoform X1 produces MDITLILSTLFIISRHQVEMMGEQCCSKPTVKSCGDDGGFEMGLPVHEKLTKSIRSTDTLNVGLQEDSGMHTPPPQGYDAEFDPPLEKKYECPICLMALRTAVQTPCGHRFCRGCIERSIRDAGSKCPIDNEVLTLDQLFSDNFANREILSLTVACCNSECHQKMELRYLESHLAQCQFSTEPCPLCQAALHKNQLDEHTVQHCLRRPVPCPACMEMYIWDEKQLHEDLCPFASVVCKYCSGELIRDHLASHCDTDCPEAPVTCTFSSFGCEEKMSRSSLAQHMQEFTHLHLNSMAAFLKRQSLYGEPSSMGAAASSSAVTSEMDTGSVDHLGLRQMRETVQQLDGRLVRQDHQLRELSIQAHTQAAQLQHLHQQTATLEHAVQELEAQQCNGVFTWRVEGFQEHLESHRANQPVVLYSPGFYTGRPGYRLCLRLQLQPPIATHNPNFLSLFVHTMRGAFDHQVAWPLQGTLKLTILDPAEGLHMTEVMETKPDLLAFQRPTADRNLKGFGYVTFVHMSKLSKRYMKDNVLQVCCEATPKL; encoded by the exons ATGGATATTACTCTTATATTGTCTACTTTATTCATTATTTCCAGACATCAAGTCGAAATGATGGGGGAACAGTGTTGTAGTAAGCCTACTGTTAAAAGCTGCGGAGACGATGGAGGATTTGAGATGGGCCTACCTGTGCATGAAAAACTTACAAAATCCATTAGATCTACTGACACtttgaatgtaggcctacaggaagACTCTGGTATGCATACGCCTCCGCCACAAGGCTATGATGCAGAGTTTGACCCTCCACTTGAGAAAAAATATGAATGTCCAATTTGTCTTATGGCGCTCCGGACGGCAGTGCAAACTCCATGTGGGCATCGGTTCTGCCGTGGTTGCATCGAGAGATCAATTAG GGACGCAGGATCAAAATGTCCAATAGACAATGAGGTATTAACACTGGACCAGCTCTTCAGCGATAACTTCGCCAATCGAGAGATCCTGTCTCTCACTGTGGCTTGCTGCAATTCCGAATGCCACCAGAAGATGGAGCTCCGATATTTAGAA TCTCATTTGGCCCAGTGCCAGTTCTCTACTGAGCCGTGCCCGTTGTGCCAGGCTGCACTGCATAAGAACCAGCTGGACGAGCACACAGTCCAACACTGCCTACGTCGCCCAGTTCCCTGCCCTGCTTGTATGGAAATGTACATCTGGGATGAAAAACAG CTTCATGAAGACCTGTGCCCTTTCGCCAGTGTGGTGTGCAAGTACTGCAGTGGAGAGCTCATTCGTGACCAT TTGGCGTCACATTGTGATACAGACTGTCCTGAAGCTCCAGTCACTTGCACTTTCAGTTCCTTCGGATGTGAGGAAAAG ATGTCACGCAGTTCCCTCGCCCAGCACATGCAAGAATTCACCCACTTGCACTTAAATTCCATGGCTGCCTTTCTCAAGCGCCAGAGCCTATATGGAGAGCCGTCGTCCATGGGTGCGGCTGCGAGCAGTTCTGCAGTCACATCTGAAATGGATACTGGCTCGGTGGACCACTTGGGCCTGCGACAAATGCGTGAGACGGTGCAACAGCTGGACGGTCGCCTGGTGAGGCAGGACCACCAGCTCCGCGAGCTGAGCATCCAGGCCCACACCCAGGCAGCGCAGCTGCAGCACCTGCACCAGCAGACCGCCACTCTGGAGCACGCCGTGCAGGAGCTGGAGGCCCAGCAGTGCAACGGTGTTTTCACATGGCGCGTGGAAGGCTTTCAGGAACACCTCGAAAGCCACAGAGCCAATCAGCCCGTGGTCTTGTACAGTCCAGGCTTCTACACCGGCCGGCCCGGCTACAGGCTCTGCCTGAGGCTGCAGCTACAGCCACCCATTGCCACCCACAACCCCAACTTCCTGTCTTTGTTTGTGCACACCATGCGTGGGGCTTTTGACCACCAGGTGGCCTGGCCCCTCCAGGGCACATTAAAGCTGACCATACTGGATCCAGCTGAAGGTCTGCACATGACAGAAGTCATGGAGACCAAGCCAGACCTACTTGCATTTCAGCGCCCTACTGCTGATCGCAACCTGAAGGGCTTTGGTTATGTCACTTTTGTGCACATGAGCAAGCTGTCTAAGAGGTATATGAAAGACAATGTCCTCCAGGTGTGTTGTGAGGCCACACCAAAACTTTAA
- the prr5l gene encoding proline-rich protein 5-like isoform X1: MTRMHQRKPLSVMGSFRRPRFMSSPVLTDLARFHASTPALQLSNASMWNSVQSAVVKVFQGGGLQTNELFTLNESIRWLLKTELGSFITEYFQNQLLNKGLAYILERIQLYDGDDQLLILSEMWGRFFTETMPTLQAIFYPVQGQELTVRQMALLGFRDLVLLKLSLETLLPKAPLPHPPAITQMLLILQGIHEPNGPTEEYCLLERLVAMVISPYLGNYLSWSNGEHLPECNLPHSRSQFGQPEIMITQFVTDPLGPLVEQEGEAYLEKAGGIRRHTVANAHSDIKLLSTANRMHVGSGETGGGSMAAKTFSSESDILESPVGVIGLSRRQSSGDLICAPPS, translated from the exons cCGCTAAGTGTGATGGGTTCCTTCAGGCGCCCTCGTTTCATGAGCTCGCCCGTGCTCACAGACCTCGCCCGCTTCCATGCGAGTACGCCTGCGCTGCAGCTGTCAAATGCCAGCATGTGGAACAG tgTCCAGTCTGCTGTGGTCAAAGTGTTCCAAGGAGGAGGTTTGCAGACCAATGAGCTCTTCACCCTCAATGAAAGCATAAG GTGGCTTCTGAAAACAGAACTTGGCTCTTTCATCACCGAGTATTTCCAG AATCAGCTTCTAAACAAAGGCCTTGCTTATATACTGGAACGAATTCAGCTATATGATG GTGATGATCAGCTGCTTATCCTGTCTGAGATGTGGGGCAGATTTTTCACGGAAACCATGCCAACTCTTCAGGCCATTTTCTATCCAGTGCAG ggtcagGAGCTCACCGTCAGACAGATGGCCTTACTGGGCTTCAGAGACCTTGTGCTTCTAAAGCTGTCCCTTGAGACCCTACTGCCTAAAGCGCCTCTTCCTCACCCTCCTGCTATCACACAGATGCTGCTCATCCTCCAG GGCATCCATGAACCCAATGGGCCTACTGAGGAGTACTGCCTTCTGGAGAGACTGGTGGCTATGGTCATCTCGCCATACCTGGGAAACTATCTCAGTTGGAGCAATGGGGAACATCTTCCAG AATGCAACCTGCCCCACTCCAGATCACAATTTGGCCAGCCAGAGATCATGATCACACAGTTTGTGACCGACCCACTTGGACCCCTGGTGGAACAAGAAGGTGAGGCTTACCTGGAGAAAGCAGGTGGCATTCGACGCCACACAGTTGCTAATGCCCACTCAGACATTAAGCTCCTCTCCACAGCCAACAGGATGCATGTTGGCAGTGGAGAGACTGGAGGGGGAAGTATGGCGGCTAAGACATTCTCCAGTGAATCTGACATCCTAGAGTCCCCAGTAGGGGTGATTGGACTGTCTAGACGACAGAGTTCGGGAGACCTCATCTGTGCGCCACCCAGCTAG
- the api5 gene encoding apoptosis inhibitor 5 isoform X1 yields MAATVEELYRNYGILADAKDDLSQHKDAYQVILDGVKGGPKEKRLAAQFIPKFFSSFPELADAAINAQLDLCEDEDVSIRRQAIKELPRFAAGENLPRVADILTQLLQTDDSAEFNQVNTALISIFKIDAKGTLGGLFSQILHGEDIVRERAIKFLSTKLKTMPEDVMTKEVEDHIFTETKKVLEDVTGEEFVLLMRILSGLKNLQTVSGRQQLVELVVEQAFLEQALNPADADAVDRLLQCTRQALPLFSKNVHSTRFVTYFSDNVLPNLSTLTSPVAELDIQLEVLKLLAEMSPFCGDMEKLENNLKMLFEKLLEFMPLPPEEGENGENTANEEPKLQFSYVECLLFSFHQLGKKMPDFLIDKIDADKLKDFKIRLQYFARGLQVYIRQLRVALQGKTGEALKTEENKIKVVALKITNNINVLIKDLFHNPPSYKSTVTLSWKPVQREAAAVGEKRPPGDDVGPGTTVKKLAPTLPRRDARQIYNPPSGKYSGTIGNFPNEQRGGFRGGRGRGFGGRGNRSRGRIY; encoded by the exons ATGGCGGCCACTGTAGAGGAGCTGTATCGAAACTATGGGATCCTTGCAGACGCAAAGGATGACTTGAGTCAG CACAAGGATGCATATCAAGTCATTCTGGATGGGGTGAAGGGGGGCCCGAAGGAGAAACGTCTGGCCGCCCAGTTTATCCCTAAATTCTTCAGCAGTTTCCCTGAACTGGCTGATGCTGCCATCAACGCACAGCTCGACCTATGTGAAGATGAAGATGTCTCA ATCCGTAGGCAGGCTATCAAGGAACTCCCTAGATTTGCTGCTGGAGAAAACCTCCCTAGAGTGGCTGACATCCTGACACAGCTTTTGCAAACAG ATGATTCTGCAGAGTTCAACCAAGTGAACACAGCATTGATCTCCATATTCAAGATTGATGCCAAAG GTACTCTGGGTGGTCTGTTTAGCCAAATACTGCATGGAGAAGACATTGTGCGGGAGCGGGCTATTAAGTTTCTCTCCACCAAACTCAAGACAATGCCTGAAGATGTTATGACAAAAGAGGTTGAAGACCACATTTTCACTGAAACCAAGAAA GTGCTGGAGGATGTGACGGGGGAGGAGTTTGTGTTGCTGATGCGCATTCTGTCCGGTCTGAAGAATCTGCAGACGGTGAGCGGGCGGCAGCAGCTGGTGGAGCTGGTTGTGGAGCAGGCCTTCCTGGAACAGGCGCTCAACCCGGCCGACGCAGACGCCGTAGACCGTCTGCTGCAGTGCACGCGTCAGGCTCTGCCCCTGTTCTCG aaaaatgtgcattcCACACGTTTTGTGACGTATTTTTCTGACAACGTCCTGCCAAATCTCAGCACATTGACCAGTCCAGTGGCAGAACTTGATATCCAACTGGAG GTTTTGAAGTTGTTGGCAGAAATGAGTCCGTTCTGTGGTGATATGGAGAAGCTTGAAAACAACCTCAAGATGTTGTTTGAGAAACTCCTG GAGTTCATGCCTCTGCCcccagaggaaggagagaacgGGGAGAACACCGCCAACGAGGAACCCAAGCTGCAGTTCAGCTATGTGGAGTGCCTTCTGTTTAGCTTCCACCAGCTTGGCAAGAAGATGCCCGACTTCCTCATTGACAAAATCGATGCAGACAAGTTGAAAGATTTCAAAATCAG GTTGCAGTACTTTGCCAGAGGACTGCAGGTGTACATTCGTCAGCTCAGAGTTGCACTGCAGGGCAAGACAGGGGAGGCACTTAAAACGGAGGAG AACAAAATCAAAGTGGTGGCTTTGAAAATTACCAACAATATCAACGTCCTCATCAAG GATCTGTTCCACAATCCTCCTTCCTACAAAAGCACTGTCACTCTGTCCTGGAAGCCTGTGCAGAGGGAGGCTGCAGCAGTCGG CGAGAAACGGCCGCCTGGGGATGATGTTGGCCCTGGCACCACTGTGAAGAAGCTGGCACCAACGCTGCCCAGGAGAGATGCCCGTCAGATCTACAACCCCCCCAGTGGCAAATACAGTGGTACCATCGGCAACTTCCCAAATG aACAGCGTGGTGGTTTCCGAGGAGGTAGAGGTCGAGGCTTTGGAGGCAGAGGGAACCGGAGCCGAGGAAGGATCTACTGA
- the traf6 gene encoding TNF receptor-associated factor 6 isoform X2 encodes MMGEQCCSKPTVKSCGDDGGFEMGLPVHEKLTKSIRSTDTLNVGLQEDSGMHTPPPQGYDAEFDPPLEKKYECPICLMALRTAVQTPCGHRFCRGCIERSIRDAGSKCPIDNEVLTLDQLFSDNFANREILSLTVACCNSECHQKMELRYLESHLAQCQFSTEPCPLCQAALHKNQLDEHTVQHCLRRPVPCPACMEMYIWDEKQLHEDLCPFASVVCKYCSGELIRDHLASHCDTDCPEAPVTCTFSSFGCEEKMSRSSLAQHMQEFTHLHLNSMAAFLKRQSLYGEPSSMGAAASSSAVTSEMDTGSVDHLGLRQMRETVQQLDGRLVRQDHQLRELSIQAHTQAAQLQHLHQQTATLEHAVQELEAQQCNGVFTWRVEGFQEHLESHRANQPVVLYSPGFYTGRPGYRLCLRLQLQPPIATHNPNFLSLFVHTMRGAFDHQVAWPLQGTLKLTILDPAEGLHMTEVMETKPDLLAFQRPTADRNLKGFGYVTFVHMSKLSKRYMKDNVLQVCCEATPKL; translated from the exons ATGATGGGGGAACAGTGTTGTAGTAAGCCTACTGTTAAAAGCTGCGGAGACGATGGAGGATTTGAGATGGGCCTACCTGTGCATGAAAAACTTACAAAATCCATTAGATCTACTGACACtttgaatgtaggcctacaggaagACTCTGGTATGCATACGCCTCCGCCACAAGGCTATGATGCAGAGTTTGACCCTCCACTTGAGAAAAAATATGAATGTCCAATTTGTCTTATGGCGCTCCGGACGGCAGTGCAAACTCCATGTGGGCATCGGTTCTGCCGTGGTTGCATCGAGAGATCAATTAG GGACGCAGGATCAAAATGTCCAATAGACAATGAGGTATTAACACTGGACCAGCTCTTCAGCGATAACTTCGCCAATCGAGAGATCCTGTCTCTCACTGTGGCTTGCTGCAATTCCGAATGCCACCAGAAGATGGAGCTCCGATATTTAGAA TCTCATTTGGCCCAGTGCCAGTTCTCTACTGAGCCGTGCCCGTTGTGCCAGGCTGCACTGCATAAGAACCAGCTGGACGAGCACACAGTCCAACACTGCCTACGTCGCCCAGTTCCCTGCCCTGCTTGTATGGAAATGTACATCTGGGATGAAAAACAG CTTCATGAAGACCTGTGCCCTTTCGCCAGTGTGGTGTGCAAGTACTGCAGTGGAGAGCTCATTCGTGACCAT TTGGCGTCACATTGTGATACAGACTGTCCTGAAGCTCCAGTCACTTGCACTTTCAGTTCCTTCGGATGTGAGGAAAAG ATGTCACGCAGTTCCCTCGCCCAGCACATGCAAGAATTCACCCACTTGCACTTAAATTCCATGGCTGCCTTTCTCAAGCGCCAGAGCCTATATGGAGAGCCGTCGTCCATGGGTGCGGCTGCGAGCAGTTCTGCAGTCACATCTGAAATGGATACTGGCTCGGTGGACCACTTGGGCCTGCGACAAATGCGTGAGACGGTGCAACAGCTGGACGGTCGCCTGGTGAGGCAGGACCACCAGCTCCGCGAGCTGAGCATCCAGGCCCACACCCAGGCAGCGCAGCTGCAGCACCTGCACCAGCAGACCGCCACTCTGGAGCACGCCGTGCAGGAGCTGGAGGCCCAGCAGTGCAACGGTGTTTTCACATGGCGCGTGGAAGGCTTTCAGGAACACCTCGAAAGCCACAGAGCCAATCAGCCCGTGGTCTTGTACAGTCCAGGCTTCTACACCGGCCGGCCCGGCTACAGGCTCTGCCTGAGGCTGCAGCTACAGCCACCCATTGCCACCCACAACCCCAACTTCCTGTCTTTGTTTGTGCACACCATGCGTGGGGCTTTTGACCACCAGGTGGCCTGGCCCCTCCAGGGCACATTAAAGCTGACCATACTGGATCCAGCTGAAGGTCTGCACATGACAGAAGTCATGGAGACCAAGCCAGACCTACTTGCATTTCAGCGCCCTACTGCTGATCGCAACCTGAAGGGCTTTGGTTATGTCACTTTTGTGCACATGAGCAAGCTGTCTAAGAGGTATATGAAAGACAATGTCCTCCAGGTGTGTTGTGAGGCCACACCAAAACTTTAA